Below is a window of Calditrichota bacterium DNA.
AGGTCTTAGACTTTCGCTGTTGGTGCGCAATAACATTTCAGTTTGGCCAGACAACAAGCTTAAACAAACTCACAAAACCCTCAAAGCCATAAATTCAAAGAGGAACATAATGGCACGACAACATGGTACAAAACGTGATGGATCTTCGTTTGGCGAAAGCACCGTGACGGCGGTCTGGGACAAAGGGACTGTTGTTGCGGGCCGAGACGCAGCCGAGTACCGCAAAGACAGTTGCGGTGCCATAATTCGGAGGGCGTCATATGGAACGCTTGGTGATTTTGGATGGGAAATTGACCACGACAAACCCGTGGCAAAGAATGGGTCAGACGATCTTAGCAACCTCCAACCTTTGCATTGGGAGAATAATCGGCACAAAAGTGACGACTATCCAAATTGGTCGTGCAAGAAGAAATCGTAAGTGGAAGATGGTTCTGGGACGCACAAGGTCAGCAGTTTGCTGACCTTTTCTTTGCCCGCAGGTTCCCCTT
It encodes the following:
- a CDS encoding HNH endonuclease, which produces MARQHGTKRDGSSFGESTVTAVWDKGTVVAGRDAAEYRKDSCGAIIRRASYGTLGDFGWEIDHDKPVAKNGSDDLSNLQPLHWENNRHKSDDYPNWSCKKKS